The DNA window GGCATAACGCTGTGTATATGGATCCAAATGCAGCTTGTTCAGCTGCGCATTGTCGGTTAGATAGGAAGCCGTCTCGTAGTACTTGACATCGTCCTTGCCCAGCAGCGTAGACAGCTCAGCCATAACACTTGCCGCCAAGGCAATCCAGCAGCGCAGATCCAGGTGACGCTCTCGATCGCTGGGATGAGAGGCACGTGGATAATCATCCAGACCAGAGGACAAACTCTTTGGGTTCAGTTCACGTTGTGTAGTCGCATTGCGTCCACGCCAGAGATATGTACCTAGTACTTCACCTGaaaaagagcgagatagcaatataattgttgtttCACTCAAATGCATGATGCACCACTTACCACGCTGCGTGGTGTTATACCAAGCAAACCAGACCTGCAAACGTGGATAGAGTCGCTCCAGAGTCTCCAGTCTGGACTGCTGACCCAACTGCTGCTTGTGCACCGTGAGCAGCTTGCGTAGTGTGAGGAAGAACGTTGGCGGATTGGCATTGCTATTGCGCTGGGTGACAAACTCCTCGGGCACCTTGGCCAGCGCCTCGACACCCAAGATTTGCTCTCTGGGTATCCAGCCCTCCACATTCAAGAGATCAAACCAATGGCATATGATGTCCAGCTCAATGTCTACATCCCAGGCGCTCAGCAGCAGGCCATGGAAGCCCTCGTCCCACAGAAAGCCGCGTGGAAAGAAGCTGCGCGAGGGCACGCTGGCATAGAGCGGTGCCTTCCAGTACGGCACTGGATTCTGTGTGTACACCGATTGCACACGACTGGCGCCATAGAAGTACCCAATGCCACCCAACATATTGCTCAAAGCATTGCGTGCAAAGTGCACCTGCTCGCGTGGATAACCCTGTGCGGCCAGTTGAAAGACACGCTCGAAGCGTGTCTCAAACTCCTGCACTTTCTGCTGCAGTGCATCCGTATAGGCGCGACCCACAGGGGGCTTGGGTATGTTGGTGCCCAGAGCAAAGCCCGATGTTGATTGATAGCTTATGTCCAAGGTAAAGTCCACATCGGCCGTAAATTGTATGGCTATAAAGTTGGGCTCCACTTGGGCGGCGGGCAAACCATTCTGCGAGACTATTTCACCCGGCAGGCCAATGAAACGATGTCCTAGCTTGTTGGTAAAGGCGCGGAAATGCGCAAAGACCGTCTCCTTGAGCTTGGCAAGACTGGGCGCCACTGTGCTGAGATAGGATTTGTGCAGCACGCGTCCTTTGATGGCATGAAAACGCAGCTGGAATTCGCCCAAGCCCTGCGTCTGTCCATAAACTCCCGGTTCAGTGCTCTTCTCGTCCGATACATACTTAATGTGTCCTTGGGTGCGCTCATCCAATGCCACATACCAGATCAACGATATGCTACGATGCCAGGCTCGCGATGTATTCCGAACAGAAACGCGTGCTGTCCAATCTCCACCATATTGCTTATCTCCCGTAAATTTAACAAACGATGTTTTTAGCTCGAAGGGCATGTCCTGTATCTGCTGCACGCCAAAACTGCGGCCATCATGGTGTGTCCAGCCGTAGCCATCGAGTTTGTCGCTAATTTCACACCAATGCCTTATGCCCTGACCATTGGGTCCAAGATGCGTTGGTGCATACCACATTAGGCCCATGACCGGCGAGTGTGCATCGCGTGTCTTCAAACCGAAGTAGGTTTGCGGTCTATAGCTGCCCCAGTAACGATCGGGTTCATCCAGTCCAGTGCGCAACACCATTTTCTGATTATCAAACGGTGTATTTACACGCGTCTCCAGATAGCCCAGATAGCCAAAATAACTGGCAAttgccaagcacacacaacCGATTAACGTCTTCCACTTGTCCAGAATTAACTTggagcttaaattaaaattaaaactgctgCGATTGGTGCTACTGCTGCGCttatgctttgctgctgccgacgccgctgccgccgccgctgctgcagcggctgcattTGATGGCGCCGGTTGTGCATTGTTGTGGCCACCAGCATTGCGCGCCATGCTTTCAAGTTAATTGAGACGTGTACTAAACGCTTATgatgtgtgtatttatttatgattcaCACGCAACGCAcacaattgtattttttttcttttttttgcacatCGAACAGAACAGAACTAAGCCGCTTACATTTATCGTTATCGATATATGCAATTTAGCTGCTGGCGCGTTACATAGCAATTACAGCAGGCTGTTAAATAGCAG is part of the Drosophila busckii strain San Diego stock center, stock number 13000-0081.31 chromosome X, ASM1175060v1, whole genome shotgun sequence genome and encodes:
- the LOC108606472 gene encoding alpha-glucosidase 2; the encoded protein is MARNAGGHNNAQPAPSNAAAAAAAAAAASAAAKHKRSSSTNRSSFNFNLSSKLILDKWKTLIGCVCLAIASYFGYLGYLETRVNTPFDNQKMVLRTGLDEPDRYWGSYRPQTYFGLKTRDAHSPVMGLMWYAPTHLGPNGQGIRHWCEISDKLDGYGWTHHDGRSFGVQQIQDMPFELKTSFVKFTGDKQYGGDWTARVSVRNTSRAWHRSISLIWYVALDERTQGHIKYVSDEKSTEPGVYGQTQGLGEFQLRFHAIKGRVLHKSYLSTVAPSLAKLKETVFAHFRAFTNKLGHRFIGLPGEIVSQNGLPAAQVEPNFIAIQFTADVDFTLDISYQSTSGFALGTNIPKPPVGRAYTDALQQKVQEFETRFERVFQLAAQGYPREQVHFARNALSNMLGGIGYFYGASRVQSVYTQNPVPYWKAPLYASVPSRSFFPRGFLWDEGFHGLLLSAWDVDIELDIICHWFDLLNVEGWIPREQILGVEALAKVPEEFVTQRNSNANPPTFFLTLRKLLTVHKQQLGQQSRLETLERLYPRLQVWFAWYNTTQRGEVLGTYLWRGRNATTQRELNPKSLSSGLDDYPRASHPSDRERHLDLRCWIALAASVMAELSTLLGKDDVKYYETASYLTDNAQLNKLHLDPYTQRYADWGLHTDGVQLKRPPSLNSPRAPVQQELQRFTLQEPEYKFVDSMFGYVSLFPMLLEQLDYDSPYLGKLLKDLHDPQLLWSNYGLRSLSKDAPLYMARNTEHDPPYWRGPIWININYLAVKALRHYGNIAGPHAALARQIYGELRENLVTNIFRQYQRTGFIWEQYDDTTGEGKGCNPFTGWSALVVLLMAEQY